The Deinococcus puniceus genome segment TTGCGCTCCCTAGACTTGCGGGCCAACGCGCTGACAAGCATTCCAGACAGCTTGGCCTCCCTGCCCAATCTCAGAAAGCTGGATTTGCGCTGGAACAGAATGACCGCGCTCCCCGCTGTGTTCCGGCAGCTGGAGGAGCGTGGGTGCTTGATCTATACCTGAAATTACTTGGCTGTGATCGGCGTTGCGCTCACCGCCGCCCCCTTGACCTATACCCGCTCTGCTGCCAGCTCCCGGCCCTTCACCCCCATTGGGGGTAAACCCGTCAGAATTCCGTGAGAGGTGGTCATGAATACTACGGATCTGATGTTGCTGCGTTCTCCGGTGCTGGGCGTTCCACACGCGTTTACCACGCGGCGAGGAGGCGTGTCGGCGGGAGCGTTCGCGTCGTATGAAGGCGCAGGGCTGAATTTGGATGACCGCGAGGACAACCCGGCAGACGTGGCCGAGAACCGCCGCCGCGTGGCCGAAGCACTGGGATTTGGGGTGGAACAGGTGGCCCGCCTGAACCAGATTCACGGTGTAGACGTGCTGGAAGCCCTCAGCGCTGGCGTGCAGACCGCCGACGCGTTGGTGTCCTGCACGCCGGGACTGCTGCTGGCGATTGGCACCGCCGACTGCTATCCCCTCTTGCTGGCGGATGAAGACGCCGGAATAGTAGGTGCGGCACACGCGGGTTGGAAGGGCACG includes the following:
- the pgeF gene encoding peptidoglycan editing factor PgeF, giving the protein MNTTDLMLLRSPVLGVPHAFTTRRGGVSAGAFASYEGAGLNLDDREDNPADVAENRRRVAEALGFGVEQVARLNQIHGVDVLEALSAGVQTADALVSCTPGLLLAIGTADCYPLLLADEDAGIVGAAHAGWKGTLGQIGARTVEAMTRLGATPGNIKAAIGPGICGARYGVSAEVAGQFRAAGMADAVIAVDGGEHLDLAGANRAGLLAAGLLPEHIWVSGRCSTEDDFYSYRRDSGRTGRMWAVIGLSTATGQNA